GACGCCACGGACGAACTGCTCGCGCGCGCCCGCGGCTTCGCGCCGCACGGCGACCTCCGGGAGGCCGATCAGCTGCTGGCCACCGGTGAGGTCGCCTCGGCCGCGCTGATGGCGATGGCGCTGCACGAGCGCGGGACCCGTGCGCTGTCGCTGACCGGCGGCCAGGCGGGGGTCCGCGCGCTGGGGCGGCACGGCGCCGGCCTCGTCGACCGGGTGGCGCCGGGGCGCATCCTGGGGCTGCTGGAGGCCGGTGTCGTCCCGGTGATCGCCGGGTTCCAGGGCGTCAACTCCAGCGGCGACACGGTGACGCTGGGCCGGGGCGGCTCGGACACCACCGCCGTCGCACTGGCGGCGGGGCTGGGCGCCGAACGCTGTGAGATCTACACCGACGTCGACGGCGTCTACAGCGCCGACCCCCGGGTGGTCGCGGCCCCCCGGCTGCTGCCGAGCGTGCCCGTCGACGTGATGGCCGAGATGGCCTTCACCGGTGCGCGGGTGCTGCACTCGCGCGCTGTGGAACTGGCCGCCACGCACGAGGTGGAGACCCTCGTGCTGAGCTCCTCCACGGAAGGACCGGGAACAGTGATCACGGGGACCTACGAGACGGCGCTGGAGACCGCACCGGCCATCACCGCCGTGACCCACGACGCGGATGTGGCCCGCGTGCTGGTGCACTGTGCCGGCACGGCCCGGGACATGGCAGCGGAGTTCCTCACCGTGCTGGCCGAGTACGCGCTGCCGGTGGACCTGGTGGCCCGCTCCGGGCCGCACGAGGAGGAGTTCCGGATGGGCTTCGCCACCCGGCGCAGCGAACTGCGCGAGGCCAGGCCCGCGCTGGAGCGGCTGGCCGGG
This sequence is a window from Streptomyces sp. NBC_01775. Protein-coding genes within it:
- a CDS encoding aspartate kinase — protein: MISERNGPAPGQRTLAGPGASGAPGTSGASGASGAPRGRRRNLVVHKYGGSSLATPEQMRHAAARISAARVRGSRVVVVVSAQGDATDELLARARGFAPHGDLREADQLLATGEVASAALMAMALHERGTRALSLTGGQAGVRALGRHGAGLVDRVAPGRILGLLEAGVVPVIAGFQGVNSSGDTVTLGRGGSDTTAVALAAGLGAERCEIYTDVDGVYSADPRVVAAPRLLPSVPVDVMAEMAFTGARVLHSRAVELAATHEVETLVLSSSTEGPGTVITGTYETALETAPAITAVTHDADVARVLVHCAGTARDMAAEFLTVLAEYALPVDLVARSGPHEEEFRMGFATRRSELREARPALERLAGTLGGRIRVDSEVGKVTVLGTGLLNRPECTARMLRALSEAGIPTMWILTSQIRASALVPSDRLTEAVRVLHTAFGLDAREGRTAREVPL